The sequence CCGCGGCGCTCAGCGAGACGGCCTTCGAACTCCGTCGCCTCGGCTGGCTCGAGGCGGTCATCACCTGCGGCCACGCCTTCGGCGGCGACCTGGAGGCGGTGGCACTCCCCTCGGCGCTCCTGGCGGCCCGGTGGGCCGCGGGCGCCGAGATGGCGGTGGTCCTGATGGGGCCGGGTATCGCCGGCACGGGCACGCCCTTCGGCTTCACCGGCGTCGAGCAGGCCTGGAGCCTGCAGGCGGCGGCGGCCCTGGGCGGCCGGCCGGTGGCCGCGCTGCGCGTCAGCCAGGCCGACCCTCGCCCGCGCCATCGCGGCGTCAGTCACCACGCGCGCGCCACCCTGGGACGCCTGGCGGCGACCCCGGCCTGGATCGCCGTGCCGGCCCCCCCGCCGGTGGAGCTGCCCCCGGAGCTGCTCCGCCGTCACGCCTGGCTGGAGGTGGAGGGCGCCGAGATCGAGGCCGCCCTGGCCGGATCGCCCCTGCCGCTCCGCAGCATGGGCCGCGGGCCGGAAGAGGAGGGCCAACTCTTCCGCTTCGCCGCGGCCGCGGGCTACGCCGCCGGTCTCCTCGCCCCGCGCGCCTGAGCGGTGCCGCCGGGGCGGGCGGCCGCATGAGCGTCGCCTCCCCGGCATAGAGGTGGGACGAGGTGGTAGCTCATGCCGACGAGCGGGCGCGGGATCCGGCAGCTGGCGCGGGCGATCCAGGCGCTCGCGCCCTACCTCCTGCTGACCGCGGGCACCTTCCTCCTGGCGGCGGCGGCCGGGGCGCTGGCGCTGACGGCGCTGGCGCCGGCCCAGGCCGGGGAGGTGGCCGCCATGGTGGACGGCTTCCGGCGGCTCTTGGACAGCGGCCAGGCTCCCGCCGCAGTCCCGCTCTTCGCCCACGCCCTGGTGGGCGAGGTGCGCCTGCTCCTCCTCCTCTGCGCGCTGGGCTTCACCGCCTACGGCGCCCCCCTGGTTCTCCTGCTGGTCGCCCTGCGTGGCGCCGACATCGGCTTCACGGTCGCCGCGCTGGTGGCCCGGGCCGGCT comes from Bacillota bacterium and encodes:
- a CDS encoding DUF3866 family protein encodes the protein EPEEAPAWAFPQLLGGPLRAGQAVWLNVTAVRLGLGSGGHHLVVATDPPRPLEGPPAGHIVKLRYTPWQLAVLACEEEGGPAREALSDPARQDLEGMPVVAGELHSQLLPVVLGARRAGLRRIAYVMTDGAALPAALSETAFELRRLGWLEAVITCGHAFGGDLEAVALPSALLAARWAAGAEMAVVLMGPGIAGTGTPFGFTGVEQAWSLQAAAALGGRPVAALRVSQADPRPRHRGVSHHARATLGRLAATPAWIAVPAPPPVELPPELLRRHAWLEVEGAEIEAALAGSPLPLRSMGRGPEEEGQLFRFAAAAGYAAGLLAPRA
- a CDS encoding stage II sporulation protein M — translated: MPTSGRGIRQLARAIQALAPYLLLTAGTFLLAAAAGALALTALAPAQAGEVAAMVDGFRRLLDSGQAPAAVPLFAHALVGEVRLLLLLCALGFTAYGAPLVLLLVALRGADIGFTVAALVARAGWPGLVMAGTAVLPQNLLAIPIWLLVSAAACHSSMLLLRRHLPLGGRHLRRREPLPLPLLTVLGAVGLAGVSAVQAFLALPFARAVLALL